TTTCATTGATAACGATGATTATTTCCAGAATCGCGAAACACTCGTCAATGCGGAAGGACTGGAATATGACGACAACGACGAACGGAGCATTTTTTTTATCCGCGGGGTAATGGAAACCATCAAGAAGTTGCGTTGGGTTCCCGATATTATCCACTGTCACGGATGGTTCAGCGCATTGGCTCCTCTTTATATCAAGAAAGGATATGCCGATGATCCTTGCTTCAAGGGTGCAAAAGTGATTTACTCCCTTTACGACGAATCTTTCAACAAATCTTTCCAGAATGGATTTGCAGAAAAACTCCGTTTTGACGGAATTGGAGATCCGGAGATCGAGAAAGTAAAAGAACGGGGCATGATCGATTATACAAATCTGATGAAACTGGCTATTGATTTCTCTGATGGTGTTGTTCAGGGCAGTGAAAAGGCAAATCCCGAAATCATCCAATACATCCAGGAAAAGGGGGTGAAGTTCCTGCCTTACCATTCCGATTTTGACAAAAGAGTGGAAGAGATCGACGCATTCTACGAGGAAATTGACAGCTGATCCGGTTAAAATCCCTAATGAATTTATTTTTTTACCGCATCTATATACAAATATCTTTAAAAATAAAAAGAAAGCGTTTCGACGGTTTTTATTTGCCACATTTTTTTCAGATATTTGCGTCATTGAAAACAAACTTGATTGAACGAATGAAATTCAAATTCCTGTGCCGAGTACTTGTTATTGCCGTTATCGCCCTGTCCGCCGTTTCATGTAACGACAATCTTGATCCGATAGGATTTACCATACAACCCGGACCAGACCGTCTCGCGGTAGGTGTCGATACACTGGAGTTACAGGCACGCACCGTTCAGATAGATTCTATATTTTCCAAAACACAATACCCTGTATTGGGCGAATATACTGATCCTGTTTTCGGTACTATTAAGTCCGAATATATCGGAGAGTTCTATTTTCCCGAAGGTGCACAATTCCATGACGGCGCTTCCATTGACTCGGTGAGAGTGCAGCTCGCTTACACCACGATGATGGGAGATTCATTGTCGCCGATGGGGTTGTCTGTATATGAAGTTACCAAATCGCTAAAGGGGATAAACAATTATTCCCATGTCGACCCCACGGAGTATGCCGATATGTCGGCGCCTCTGGGCACACAAACATTTACCGGAAAGAATTCAACCTACAGGACTGAAACCACCAGTTCAGGAAGTTCTATCAAGGTATATGAGATCAATGTGATGCTCCCGAACGCTTTGGGTGAAAAATTTCTTGCCGAATATAAAAAAGAGGGACACGGGCAACTGGTGAATGTGGATGAATTTAGAAAATTTTTCCCGGGATTGTATTTTACTACCAATTTCGGTAAGAGCACCATCCTCAATGTAAGCCTCACTTCACTTCTGGTACATTATCAGTACCTGGACAAAGGCGGTACATATGATGGCAAGGGGGATACTATCCGTACAAGCGCCATGCGCCTGAATATTACTCCGGAGGTCACCCAGATCAACCATATTCAAAACAAAAACGACCAGTTGCTGGAGGAAAATCCTGACTATGCGTATATCAAAAGCCCTGCCGGGGTAATGACAGAGATTACCTTTCCTCTGTCGGAAATGGATGAGAAGTTGCAATCACAGGCCCTGAATCTGGCAAACTTTACTGTATATGCCATGCCTGAGCCGGACGAAGACACTATGGTGAAATTGAGTCCTCCGACCTATCTGCTATTGGTAAATAAAGATTCGCTGGCCGGATTCTTTGAAAACAGAAAGCTCGAAGACAAAATAACCAGCTTCATTTCCGAGTTCGACGCTTCTACCTACTCTTATAGTTTCGGGAATATTTCCACAATGATCAACCACTATAATGAGAAGAGGGGGGGAAATTCAGACGAATTCGAACTGGTCTATTATCTTATTCCGGTAGACGCAACCTATGTCTCACAACAAACCAGTTACTACGGTTCTTCAACACCGGTTCTAACCGCAATACAACACCGTATGTGGCCGGCAGCAGCCAGATTGGATAAACGTAAAGGAAATCTGAAGCTGGATATGATTTTCAGTAATTTCTAGCACACACCATTCTATTTACCGGCGCATCGGCTATTAATCTTACCCTGCCTTACGGGATATTTACCTCGTTGCGATCGGGACATCAAAATAAAAGTCCCTGCCCTTCTCCTTTTTTTCGTCCCAGGTGGCGGTATGCCAGATCGGTCGCTTCCCTGCCTCGCGGGGTACGCTTGATAAATCCTTCTTTGATCAGGAAGGGCTCATACACCTCTTCGATGGTGCCGGCATCATCCCCCACAGCCGTAGCAATGGTAGTAATCCCTACCGGCCCTCCTTTGAACTTATCAATGATAGTCAGTAAGATTTTATTGTCTACTTCGTCCAGACCGTATTTATCGATATTGAGTGCTTCCAGTGCATAAGACGATATCTGCCTGTCTATTTTTCCGTT
This window of the Proteiniphilum saccharofermentans genome carries:
- a CDS encoding glycogen/starch synthase, translating into MSQKKVLYVSQEIYPYLEETNISNTSRYLPQAIQEKGKEIRAFMPKYGNINERRNQLHEVIRLSGMNLIIDDTDHSLIIKVASIQSARMQVYFIDNDDYFQNRETLVNAEGLEYDDNDERSIFFIRGVMETIKKLRWVPDIIHCHGWFSALAPLYIKKGYADDPCFKGAKVIYSLYDESFNKSFQNGFAEKLRFDGIGDPEIEKVKERGMIDYTNLMKLAIDFSDGVVQGSEKANPEIIQYIQEKGVKFLPYHSDFDKRVEEIDAFYEEIDS
- a CDS encoding DUF4270 domain-containing protein produces the protein MKFKFLCRVLVIAVIALSAVSCNDNLDPIGFTIQPGPDRLAVGVDTLELQARTVQIDSIFSKTQYPVLGEYTDPVFGTIKSEYIGEFYFPEGAQFHDGASIDSVRVQLAYTTMMGDSLSPMGLSVYEVTKSLKGINNYSHVDPTEYADMSAPLGTQTFTGKNSTYRTETTSSGSSIKVYEINVMLPNALGEKFLAEYKKEGHGQLVNVDEFRKFFPGLYFTTNFGKSTILNVSLTSLLVHYQYLDKGGTYDGKGDTIRTSAMRLNITPEVTQINHIQNKNDQLLEENPDYAYIKSPAGVMTEITFPLSEMDEKLQSQALNLANFTVYAMPEPDEDTMVKLSPPTYLLLVNKDSLAGFFENRKLEDKITSFISEFDASTYSYSFGNISTMINHYNEKRGGNSDEFELVYYLIPVDATYVSQQTSYYGSSTPVLTAIQHRMWPAAARLDKRKGNLKLDMIFSNF